GCTAAACAAATGTCATCAATGTCATGCTGCAGCTTCCTTCATTTGCTCATGCATACCTCACCACCAGATTTAACGCCTTGCCTTTATCTCCTTTCCAATCACCTTACCCCTTCCTACATCCATTGTGATCTTGGCATTGGATCATCTATATTGTCAAAAAGTATACAAGAAGTTTCGGGTCTTCAAGCTCGAGATCTCAAACACCTATGGCAAAAATATGGCGATCCTGGTGATGTCGCTTTCGAAGCGAGAAGTAAACTACGAACATTAGTGCAGCCAGCCCCACTTTTGGCCGGGGAAGTGTACGATAAGTTGTTGGAAATTTCGAGAGTGAAGGGGAATAATAGCggaaaaatcaaaaatgaGTTAGTCAGGAAGTTGTTGATCCGGGccaaaggagaggaagtcAGATTTCTTGTCCGGAGCATAATAGGCAACTTGAGGGTAAGCTTGGGTGCCCTTTTTAAGAGTATTCTTTGAACTAACTAGAGCAATTTATTGCAGATAGGTGCCGTTAGACTTGTAGGTTTCTTTGGCATTCATCCAAACTATAGTTTCTCATTGTTTGAATAGACTCTTTTGACCGCCTTGGCACGCGCCACGACCATGATACGGCTTCCAGCTGACCTTAAACAAACTATAATACCCCTTCCAAGGACCACGGTCAAAGTTGACGGAAATGATAAACGCTCAGTCATTACAAAAGCCCGTCCAGACGTCGCTCGCGACACCGCGGAGACTCTCTGTCTGGATGCTATACGCATAGTGCGGAAAGTGTATGTGCGACATCCAAATTACGGAGATCTCGTCGCCGGTCTcaaggaaggagttgaaAATTTGGAGGATAAAGTGCCTGTGAGCGTTGGGATCCCACTGTCTCCCATGCTAGGGTCCATCACAAGATCAATGAATGAAGTGTTCACGAGATTAGGACATCTTTCGTTTACAGCAGAGACTAAACTAGATGGTCAGAGAGGACAGCTTCATATCAGGCTGGATGGTCcggaaggaaaagatgatggggGGGGCAAATGGGTTAATGCGGATAACGGGACCAAACTTTGGGTTAGACTATTCAGCAGGTAGGTGAAAATGGCCAGTATATCCTCTGTGTACGTACTTACCAGGCTTGCAATGGGTTGGCAGGCATTTGGAAGACATGACCGACAAATACCCCGATATCTCTCACCTAGCCCTTGAACTTCTCTCGCGACCTCTTCCGACAGAACGGCCGCCATTCCCGGCGCTTTCCAGtcaaccttcttcaagagtcCTCGACTTGCTGAACATAAGTAATGTCACATCAGTGGTCATGGATACCGAAATTGTAGCTCTGGATAAAGATAACGGTAACTTCCGAACCTTCCAAGAGCTATCCAAcagagggaaaaaagatgtGAAAATGGAGGACATCAAAGTTGTAGTTGGGGTTTTTGCCTTTGACTTGATGCTCATCAATGATGTGGTACGTAGTTGAACTCAGCCCCTTGATGGTGATAACTCTATGCTGAATTCCTTGAAGTCATTACTGGACCTCCCATTTTCACATCGAAgacatctccttcacaCTCTGCTCCCCCCTTTCACTCCCAAATCAAATCAAGTTGGACACCCTGTGGCACGCTTTACACACGTCGAATACATTGACTCTGCCAATCTCACCGATCCTGCTGCAGAGTTGCAATCATTCTTTGAAAGGGTCgtggaaaaaaaatgcgAAGGCTTGATGGTCAAATTATTAGAAAATGGTGAAGGCTTGGCTGGGGAAGACGCGACAGAAGATGATTTAGATCGTGAAAGGGGCCAGGAAATTAAGTCGGAGCAGAAGAACGGGGGTAGGAGCAAGCGTCAACCTCTTCCCGCCACATATGAGCCAGATCAGCGCAGTCAAGGTTGGCTCAAGGTAAAGAAAGGTAAGTGTGGTTGTGAATTCATTCTGCTTGCAAAAGCTTCTCTGACGCCCTCTCAAAGATTATCTTGAAGGGTTAGGGGATTCTCTCGATCTCGTACCCATTGGCGCATGGTGGGGTCAAGGCCGTAAAGCGGGTTGGTGGAGTCCTATCCTCTTAGCCTGCCACAACCCAGACAGTGGTGCCCTGGAAGCAGTCTGCAAATGCATGTCTGGTAAGTTCTGTTCAAAAAAGCTGTAAAAGCTGTGATTTGGAGCTTATAAACTGTACCAGGTTTTTCAGATGCATTTTACAAAGATCTTAGCAAGCGTTATCCCGCTGAAGGAATGCCCAGCAAATGCAGCAAGATAGCACCTCTTGGATTCGTAAATACAAATGGTTTGATACCAGACGTGTGGTTTGAGCCTAACGAAGTATGGGAGATTAAAGGTGCCGAGTAAGTAAGGGAAAGCAGGCCTTATTGTCTTCTGGCTGATAACCTTGTGTAGTATCACCCTCTCTCCCGTCTATCCGGCGGCGTCGTCGCATCTTGGATCTGAAAGGGGGTTGAGTGTCCGATTTCCTCGTTTCATACGTATGCGAGATGACAAGAAATGGGAGGACGCTATGACGAGTGATCAACTTGCCGACATGTACAGGCGccagatgaaggaaagcgagACGACAATGAAAGACTAGCCAGTCACGTTAATCTCAACTTGAAAAAATGTAGAATGAGAAGGCATGCCTATGTATTGCGCAGAAGTTGTAATGCATGTATGTATACATGTGAAACCCCATCAACCCTGCCAAAGGTGCATGGTATGATCGTAGAATGAGCATGTGCCTATAAgactttccccttcttccatagGCAACCTACTCCAGTCGGCACCGTATGCTAAAGACGAATGTTCTTCAAATGTCTTTACCACTGACCCACTCATGTTATGATCTGTTTCCCAATCACCACCAGTCATACCCTGAGAGATATGCACAATCTTGAAGCCGGCATGCATACATGCCACGAGAAGATCCCCTGCCCTTTCGGCAGAAGAGTGAAAACGAGTCCGCCAGATACCACCACCCATCGGGATGGTTAGAAGGGGCTTCGTAGCCGAGCGGGCATCAAAAAAGCGAAGGTTCTCATCATATCTATCCTGATGGCATCAGCCATTTGTAAGGAAATGTCTGCAAACTACTTACGAACCAACAGCCAATAAATTAGGCGtatgaggagaaggtgtaATTGTTGTCACTCCCGCCTCAAAACTAAATGTCATCAGCCTTATAGCGATATACGCGGTCACTACTTGGGATGCGCCTACTTTTTATTGACGAACGTTGGCCGACTTGGCTCCCTCAGATCCCATCGTTTCAGTTTGCAATCATCA
This DNA window, taken from Cryptococcus deuterogattii R265 chromosome 3, complete sequence, encodes the following:
- a CDS encoding DNA ligase 1 — its product is MSVDTSVKKRTKLKAASITPPSKKFKQAAVTQQRPISSFFHSPAKSSVNGKEVIVIEDSDSDDYPQSSTQAATAHGGNSDLESAKKCVLQLPEEGQMSSLRYVKEKGEHDLASNSEFFHERLKATPNGTAISSLTEGQGSNDRVHYFFRNTKRIANDELAIPSNITTSASKDLAEKIDFDHDPFTFDPSQIAATSWPKGRLPYSILVGVYVQVSSTKSRLAIIRILTNFLHLLMHTSPPDLTPCLYLLSNHLTPSYIHCDLGIGSSILSKSIQEVSGLQARDLKHLWQKYGDPGDVAFEARSKLRTLVQPAPLLAGEVYDKLLEISRVKGNNSGKIKNELVRKLLIRAKGEEVRFLVRSIIGNLRIGAVRLTLLTALARATTMIRLPADLKQTIIPLPRTTVKVDGNDKRSVITKARPDVARDTAETLCLDAIRIVRKVYVRHPNYGDLVAGLKEGVENLEDKVPVSVGIPLSPMLGSITRSMNEVFTRLGHLSFTAETKLDGQRGQLHIRLDGPEGKDDGGGKWVNADNGTKLWVRLFSRHLEDMTDKYPDISHLALELLSRPLPTERPPFPALSSQPSSRVLDLLNISNVTSVVMDTEIVALDKDNGNFRTFQELSNRGKKDVKMEDIKVVVGVFAFDLMLINDVSLLDLPFSHRRHLLHTLLPPFTPKSNQVGHPVARFTHVEYIDSANLTDPAAELQSFFERVVEKKCEGLMVKLLENGEGLAGEDATEDDLDRERGQEIKSEQKNGGRSKRQPLPATYEPDQRSQGWLKVKKDYLEGLGDSLDLVPIGAWWGQGRKAGWWSPILLACHNPDSGALEAVCKCMSGFSDAFYKDLSKRYPAEGMPSKCSKIAPLGFVNTNGLIPDVWFEPNEVWEIKGADITLSPVYPAASSHLGSERGLSVRFPRFIRMRDDKKWEDAMTSDQLADMYRRQMKESETTMKD